The following proteins come from a genomic window of Streptomyces sp. NBC_01716:
- a CDS encoding enoyl-CoA hydratase/isomerase family protein, with translation MSEGRVELSKDHENHIATITVRRPATGNLMTRAMASAFAAHLADVDGDDEVKVVVIRGEGDDLCAGWDPADAWDQYVDAPGGSVRKHPSQRARLIALDDAWWGRTGLYQRLLHCRKVTVVEARGRCWDTGLYLVLCADLVVAGEDATFGSPRWHNIGVDGDMSLLFATVGLKRAKELMYCNVAWSAPTALDYGLVDRVAEDAPHGATELAAMCASIMRDGIVTEKYAVFASLEKLGVGLSFAATTVVGASLSNIHFQPGEFNFLREVRHTGAEEALARSRQDVEIR, from the coding sequence GTGAGCGAGGGAAGAGTCGAGCTCAGCAAGGACCACGAGAACCACATCGCGACCATCACCGTCCGGCGGCCCGCGACGGGAAACCTCATGACCCGTGCGATGGCCTCGGCGTTCGCGGCCCATCTCGCGGACGTCGACGGGGACGACGAAGTGAAGGTCGTCGTGATCCGAGGCGAGGGCGACGACCTGTGTGCCGGCTGGGATCCCGCCGACGCCTGGGACCAGTACGTCGACGCGCCCGGCGGATCGGTCCGCAAGCACCCGAGCCAACGGGCGCGGCTGATCGCCCTGGACGACGCGTGGTGGGGACGCACGGGTCTCTACCAGCGCCTGCTGCACTGCCGGAAGGTGACCGTTGTCGAGGCCCGTGGCCGTTGCTGGGACACCGGCCTCTATCTGGTGCTCTGCGCGGACCTGGTGGTCGCCGGCGAGGACGCGACCTTCGGCTCCCCCCGGTGGCACAACATCGGGGTGGACGGCGACATGTCGCTGCTGTTCGCCACGGTCGGGCTCAAGCGCGCCAAGGAACTCATGTACTGCAACGTCGCCTGGTCGGCCCCGACCGCGCTCGACTACGGCCTGGTCGACCGCGTCGCCGAGGACGCCCCGCACGGGGCGACTGAACTCGCCGCGATGTGTGCGTCGATCATGCGGGACGGCATCGTCACCGAGAAGTACGCGGTCTTCGCCTCGTTGGAGAAGCTCGGTGTCGGGCTGTCGTTCGCGGCGACCACCGTCGTCGGCGCCTCGCTGAGCAACATCCACTTCCAGCCCGGCGAGTTCAACTTCCTTCGGGAGGTGCGTCATACGGGCGCCGAGGAGGCCCTGGCCCGCTCACGCCAGGATGTCGAGATCCGCTGA
- a CDS encoding nuclear transport factor 2 family protein: MTTSSESRSVEQQIDELESRAAFADIIAGYCEGTDRRDLDRFMGIWHDDAEYLIPGGRGDFHGTEEIRRSQEVIGKVWKETYHWTTNHTARFEHPDRAAGRSDAFALCVHPDGRISWVGCTYHDVYERRSGVWKLSRRLVERYFVSAPQGVELLPPF; encoded by the coding sequence ATGACAACCAGCAGCGAGAGCCGCTCCGTCGAGCAGCAGATCGACGAACTGGAGAGCCGGGCCGCGTTCGCGGACATCATCGCCGGCTACTGCGAGGGCACCGACCGCCGCGACCTCGATCGGTTCATGGGCATCTGGCACGACGACGCCGAGTACCTCATCCCGGGCGGGCGCGGCGACTTCCACGGCACCGAGGAGATCCGCCGCTCGCAGGAGGTCATCGGGAAGGTGTGGAAGGAGACCTACCACTGGACCACCAACCACACCGCCCGCTTCGAGCACCCCGATCGCGCGGCCGGCCGCAGCGACGCCTTCGCCCTGTGCGTGCACCCGGACGGCAGGATCAGCTGGGTGGGCTGCACCTACCACGATGTCTACGAGCGCCGCTCGGGCGTCTGGAAGCTCTCCCGACGCCTGGTCGAGCGCTACTTCGTGAGCGCTCCGCAGGGTGTCGAACTGCTTCCTCCCTTCTGA
- a CDS encoding MarR family winged helix-turn-helix transcriptional regulator, with protein MTTTTSGSIDGVKHEHAIRREDLTRLRMTLGRLGRVLRQQNDEGLSYALISLLFNIGRNQPVSAGELAASEGVSPPSVTRSLNRLIELGYVSRSPDPADRRAALIELTPSGAREREQVLKSREVWLEEHLGRLDDTELESLLTALPALERLCDPELPRLP; from the coding sequence ATGACCACGACCACCAGCGGCTCCATCGACGGCGTCAAGCACGAGCACGCCATCCGGCGCGAGGATCTGACGCGTCTGCGGATGACGCTCGGTCGCCTCGGACGCGTCCTGCGGCAGCAGAACGACGAAGGTCTGAGCTACGCCCTCATCTCGCTGCTGTTCAACATCGGCCGCAACCAGCCCGTGTCCGCCGGCGAACTCGCGGCATCGGAGGGGGTCTCCCCGCCGTCCGTGACCCGCTCGCTCAACCGTCTCATCGAGCTCGGTTACGTCTCACGCAGCCCGGACCCCGCCGACCGCCGGGCCGCTCTGATCGAACTGACCCCCAGCGGTGCCCGCGAGCGTGAGCAGGTGCTGAAGAGCCGCGAGGTCTGGCTCGAAGAGCACCTCGGACGGCTCGACGACACCGAGCTGGAGAGCCTGCTCACCGCGCTGCCGGCCCTTGAGCGGCTCTGCGACCCGGAGCTTCCGCGACTGCCCTGA
- a CDS encoding NAD-dependent epimerase/dehydratase family protein, with the protein MSAVRVLVAGASGLIGTAAIAAFTAEGWDVAAFSRRPPEVDGSVRFDHVSVDLTDAVATRDAVAALSPRPTHLVYAAAYEKPDLVAGWSDPAQMATNRAMLGNVLVPLAAAGGLRHATVLQGTKAYGAHLHPIPIPARERAPRDDHENFYWHQEDLLRELADRHAFDWTILRPVQVVGPAYGASYCMPPVIGVFAALSAATGMPFGFPGGTIHPVRQVVDARLVAGALVWAATSPAARGEHFNLTNGEVFSWHELWPALADATGVAPAEPRPMSLADELPRLAGVWEDIVAKHRLRPLSLLDVLGRSHQYADYTFGHGLTTMPPPALVSTVKVKQAGFTQVYDTEVTFRDALRTLAERRVLPGPTGAGRMIGSR; encoded by the coding sequence ATGAGTGCGGTACGAGTGCTGGTGGCGGGAGCCAGCGGGCTCATAGGGACGGCGGCGATCGCCGCCTTCACCGCCGAAGGGTGGGACGTGGCCGCCTTCTCGCGGCGCCCTCCCGAGGTGGACGGATCCGTGCGATTCGACCATGTGTCCGTGGACTTGACGGATGCGGTCGCGACCCGGGACGCCGTTGCCGCGCTGTCGCCACGGCCGACCCACCTCGTCTACGCGGCGGCGTACGAGAAGCCGGACCTGGTCGCCGGCTGGTCCGACCCGGCGCAGATGGCGACCAACCGGGCGATGCTCGGCAACGTCCTCGTGCCGCTTGCCGCCGCGGGCGGACTGCGGCACGCCACCGTGCTGCAAGGAACGAAGGCGTACGGCGCCCATCTGCATCCGATCCCGATCCCGGCACGCGAGCGGGCTCCGCGTGACGACCACGAGAACTTCTACTGGCACCAGGAGGATCTGCTCCGGGAGCTGGCCGATCGCCACGCGTTCGACTGGACCATTCTCCGGCCGGTCCAGGTGGTGGGACCGGCGTACGGGGCCTCCTACTGCATGCCGCCGGTGATCGGTGTGTTCGCCGCGCTCAGTGCCGCGACAGGGATGCCGTTCGGCTTCCCCGGGGGCACGATCCATCCGGTACGCCAGGTCGTGGACGCGCGGTTGGTGGCGGGCGCGCTGGTGTGGGCTGCGACCTCGCCCGCGGCCCGGGGCGAGCACTTCAACCTCACGAACGGGGAGGTGTTCTCCTGGCACGAACTCTGGCCGGCCCTGGCCGACGCGACGGGGGTGGCGCCCGCCGAACCCCGCCCGATGAGCCTGGCCGACGAGCTTCCCCGACTGGCCGGCGTCTGGGAGGACATCGTCGCGAAACACCGGCTCCGCCCGCTCTCGCTGCTCGACGTCCTCGGCCGGTCGCACCAGTACGCCGACTACACCTTCGGACACGGCCTGACGACCATGCCCCCGCCGGCGCTGGTGAGTACGGTCAAGGTCAAACAGGCGGGCTTCACCCAGGTCTACGACACCGAGGTGACCTTCCGTGACGCGCTGAGGACCTTGGCCGAGCGCCGGGTGCTGCCCGGTCCGACGGGGGCCGGGCGAATGATCGGGTCGCGGTGA
- a CDS encoding FAS1-like dehydratase domain-containing protein → MASSYSEGRGDSQVRTDVIGRNAVDGLAGLLGVRPASPDLLPPMWHLTQLLEVVPQALIGPDGHPLVGLPTPPAAGARRMFAGGRVWHRRPLLVGREATRTSRILASREVEGRSGHLRFVTVRHEYVQDGEPAVRDDHEIVYRPGRPAGTPLIACTGGPEEPGAPGPGTVLMVDPVVLFRFSALTCNAHRIHYDRDHARGEGFDHLVIHGPLQAVLMAEDLRRRGSALLGRVFSYRLLAPAVGPQTIRARRPGDGTREEVEVITGAGGVSASGSLSEPDRSDPAGLQPA, encoded by the coding sequence ATGGCATCGTCGTATTCCGAGGGTCGTGGGGACAGCCAGGTCCGGACAGATGTCATTGGCCGCAACGCCGTCGACGGGCTGGCCGGACTCCTGGGTGTCCGGCCGGCGTCGCCGGACCTGCTCCCGCCCATGTGGCACCTCACCCAGCTTCTCGAAGTGGTCCCGCAGGCCCTGATCGGGCCGGACGGCCACCCACTGGTCGGGCTGCCGACACCGCCCGCCGCCGGCGCGCGCCGCATGTTCGCCGGCGGCCGGGTGTGGCACCGCAGGCCGCTCCTCGTCGGCCGGGAGGCCACCCGGACCTCCCGGATCCTCGCCTCGCGGGAGGTGGAGGGGCGAAGCGGGCACCTCCGCTTCGTCACGGTGCGCCACGAGTACGTTCAGGACGGCGAGCCGGCCGTGCGGGACGACCACGAGATCGTCTATCGGCCCGGGCGGCCGGCCGGGACCCCGCTGATCGCCTGCACGGGTGGGCCGGAAGAGCCCGGCGCCCCCGGCCCGGGGACCGTGCTCATGGTCGATCCGGTCGTGCTGTTCCGGTTCTCGGCACTCACCTGCAACGCCCACCGGATCCACTACGACCGCGACCACGCGCGCGGCGAGGGCTTCGACCACCTCGTGATCCACGGCCCCTTGCAGGCGGTCCTGATGGCCGAGGACCTCCGGAGGCGCGGAAGCGCCCTGCTGGGGCGGGTCTTCTCCTACCGGCTGCTCGCGCCGGCGGTCGGGCCGCAGACGATACGGGCCCGCCGTCCCGGCGACGGGACACGGGAGGAGGTCGAGGTCATCACCGGTGCGGGCGGGGTGTCGGCCTCCGGATCGCTTTCAGAACCCGACCGGTCGGATCCGGCGGGACTCCAGCCGGCGTGA
- a CDS encoding sugar phosphate isomerase/epimerase family protein yields the protein MTASPVFAREPRLVLAWGTVRDASFPDRVAAARQCGYDGIGLAIPYYQALLADGWTDRDLAAVLAEWDVRINEVEVLFGFHGTPGPAGIPGRPGLVYADPAAERIAFHLADTFGVPFAQTVGTFDARPAGPEVADAFGRLCDRAAAYGLRVALEFVPYSSIPDLAAGLAVVTEANRDNGGLCVDSWHFFRGRPDLESLRTVPAERVFMVQFNDGPIPPVDPDRMADAVHHRVLPGEGDLDLRSFVRALDRPGVEAPFSIEIYSDELRRRPAADAARLAAEATRAVVASAKRTY from the coding sequence ATGACAGCGTCGCCGGTCTTCGCCCGCGAGCCGCGGTTGGTCCTGGCCTGGGGCACCGTACGCGATGCCTCGTTCCCCGACCGGGTGGCGGCTGCCCGGCAGTGCGGGTACGACGGGATCGGCCTCGCCATCCCGTACTACCAAGCCCTGCTCGCGGACGGCTGGACGGACCGTGACCTCGCCGCGGTCCTCGCCGAGTGGGATGTGCGGATCAACGAGGTCGAGGTGCTCTTCGGCTTCCACGGCACGCCGGGACCCGCGGGCATCCCCGGCCGTCCGGGGCTGGTCTACGCCGACCCGGCGGCGGAAAGGATCGCGTTCCACCTGGCTGACACGTTCGGGGTGCCGTTCGCGCAGACCGTCGGCACCTTCGACGCCCGGCCCGCAGGACCGGAGGTGGCCGACGCCTTCGGGCGTCTCTGCGACCGGGCCGCCGCCTACGGGCTGAGGGTGGCGCTGGAGTTCGTTCCCTACAGCAGCATCCCGGATCTGGCGGCCGGGCTCGCGGTCGTCACCGAGGCTAACCGCGACAACGGCGGGCTCTGCGTCGACAGTTGGCACTTCTTTCGCGGCCGGCCGGATCTGGAGTCGCTGCGGACGGTGCCGGCGGAGCGCGTCTTCATGGTCCAGTTCAACGACGGGCCGATCCCGCCGGTCGACCCCGACCGGATGGCCGACGCCGTTCACCACCGCGTCCTGCCCGGCGAGGGCGACCTGGACCTGCGTTCGTTCGTCAGGGCCCTCGACAGGCCCGGAGTTGAGGCGCCGTTCTCGATCGAGATCTACTCCGACGAGCTCCGGCGGCGGCCGGCGGCCGATGCCGCGCGACTCGCGGCGGAGGCCACGCGCGCGGTCGTCGCGTCCGCGAAGCGAACGTACTGA